In one Bufo gargarizans isolate SCDJY-AF-19 chromosome 11, ASM1485885v1, whole genome shotgun sequence genomic region, the following are encoded:
- the LOC122921555 gene encoding ovarian cancer G-protein coupled receptor 1-like gives MENGTGDNREINVTFCTINHTIHQTLFPVVYVAVFVIGLPANSLSLYYGYLQIKAKNELGIYLVNLTVADLLYIFSLPFWIQYVLQHDNWTYNELMCKICGILLYENIYISIGFLCCISIDRYLALVHPFRFHKLRTRKAALVVSMVIWFKEIITSYFFFGHGEVTKDPDSHIVCFEHYPIKSWEHSINYYRFFAGFLFPIFLLLFSYWRIFRVIRKSQGTQTKRKLRIKQLVLSTILIFLICFGPYHILVVIRSLFEKNCSFASKIFNVYHFSLLLTSFNCVADPALYCFASESTYKDFLRFKDTCLGCISCGKVGQKDAYEMNYTDVSRAKTDKTNPSPAETNPSPAETETSVLCKDKTSSAENRNEEGPAPQV, from the coding sequence ATGGAGAATGGAACTGGAGACAACCGGGAGATCAATGTCACCTTTTGCACCATCAACCACACCATACACCAGACCCTCTTCCCGGTGGTGTACGTTGCTGTGTTTGTCATCGGTCTCCCAGCAAACAGTTTGTCTTTGTACTATGGCTATCTTCAAATCAAAGCCAAGAATGAGCTGGGGATATATTTGGTCAACCTAACCGTGGCGGACCTCCTGTATATCTTCTCCTTGCCCTTCTGGATTCAATATGTCCTTCAACATGACAACTGGACCTACAATGAGCTGATGTGCAAGATCTGCGGCATCCTCCTGTATGAAAACATATACATTAGTATTGGGTTCTTGTGTTGCATTTCCATTGACCGATACCTGGCCCTAGTCCACCCGTTCCGATTCCACAAGCTTCGGACTAGGAAAGCTGCCCTTGTGGTTAGTATGGTCATCTGGTTCAAGGAAATAATTACTAGTTATTTCTTCTTTGGGCATGGGGAGGTCACCAAGGACCCCGACAGCCATATTGTCTGCTTTGAACATTATCCCATAAAAAGCTGGGAGCACAGTATCAATTATTACCGCTTCTTTGCCGGCTTCCTCTTTCCAATCTTTCTCTTGTTATTTTCTTACTGGCGTATTTTCAGGGTCATTCGAAAGAGCCAAGGGACGCAGACAAAAAGGAAGCTTCGGATCAAGCAGCTGGTCCTCAGCACCATCCTGATCTTTCTCATCTGCTTTGGTCCCTATCACATACTCGTGGTTATTCGGAGCTTGTTTGAGAAGAACTGTTCATTTGCTTCCAAAATATTCAATGTCTACCACTTCTCCCTGCTGCTCACCAGCTTCAACTGCGTTGCCGATCCTGCGCTCTACTGCTTTGCCAGCGAGAGCACCTACAAGGACTTTCTGAGGTTCAAAGACACTTGTCTTGGCTGTATAAGCTGTGGGAAGGTTGGGCAAAAAGACGCGTATGAGATGAACTATACGGACGTCTCCAGAGCAAAGACCGACAAAACAAATCCATCCCCGGCAGAAACAAATCCATCCCCGGCAGAAACGGAGACGTCTGTCCTGTGCAAAGACAAAACATCCAGTGCTGAAAACAGAAATGAGGAGGGCCCTGCCCCTCAGGTATAG